The following are encoded in a window of Balaenoptera ricei isolate mBalRic1 chromosome 1, mBalRic1.hap2, whole genome shotgun sequence genomic DNA:
- the CAMK1G gene encoding calcium/calmodulin-dependent protein kinase type 1G encodes MGRKEEDDCSSWKKQTTNIRKTFIFMEVLGSGAFSEVFLVKQRVTGKLFALKCIKKSPAFRDSSLENEIAVLKKIKHENIVTLEDIYESTTHYYLVMQLVSGGELFDRILERGVYTEKDASLVIQQVLSAVKYLHENGIVHRDLKPENLLYLTPEENSKIMITDFGLSKMEQNGVMSTACGTPGYVAPEVLAQKPYSKAVDCWSIGVITYILLCGYPPFYEDTESKLFEKIKEGYYEFESPFWDDISESAKDFICHLLEKDPNERYTCEKALRHPWINGNTALHRDIYPSVSLQIQKNFAKSKWRQAFNAAAVVHHMRKLHMNLHSPGVRPEVEHRPPITQASEASRPSSPEITITEAPALDQSVALPALTRLPCQHGPLPTAPGGRSLNCLIHGSLRISSSLVPMQQGPLAVGPCGCCSSCLSVGTKGKSSYCSEPTLLKRANRKQNFKSEVMVPVKASGSSHCRVGQTGVCLIM; translated from the exons AGGAGCTTTTTCAGAAGTTTTCCTGGTGAAGCAAAGGGTAACTGGGAAGCTCTTTGCCCTGAAGTGCATCAAAAAGTCGCCTGCCTTCCGGGACAGCAGCCTGGAGAATGAGATCGCCGTGTTGAAAAA GATCAAGCATGAAAACATCGTGACCTTGGAGGACATTTATGAGAGCACCACTCACTACTACCTGGTCATGCAGCT TGTTTCTGGTGGGGAGCTCTTTGACCGGATTCTGGAACGGGGTGTCTACACAGAGAAGGATGCCAGCCTGGTGATCCAGCAGGTGTTGTCAGCAGTGAAATACCTCCACGAGAATGGCATCGTCCACAGAGACTTAAAG CCTGAAAACCTGCTGTACCTCACCCCTGAGGAGAATTCTAAGATCATGATCACAGACTTTGGTCTCTCCAAGATGGAGCAGAATGGTGTCATGTCCACTGCCTGTGGGACCCCAGGCTACGTGG CTCCAGAAGTGTTGGCCCAGAAACCCTACAGCAAGGCTGTGGATTGCTGGTCCATTGGCGTCATCACTTACATACT GCTGTGTGGGTATCCCCCCTTCTATGAAGACACTGAGTCTAAGCTTTTTGAGAAAATCAAGGAGGGCTACTATGAGTTTGAGTCTCCGTTCTGGGATGACATTTCTGAGTCAG CCAAGGATTTTATTTGCCACTTGCTGGAGAAGGACCCGAATGAGCGGTACACCTGTGAGAAGGCCTTGAGGCACCCCTG GATTAATGGAAACACAGCCCTCCACCGGGACATCTACCCATCAGTCAGCCTCCAGATCCAGAAGAACTTTGCCAAGAGCAAGTGGAGG CAAGCCTTCAACGCGGCAGCCGTGGTCCACCACATGAGGAAGCTGCACATGAACCTGCACAGCCCAGGTGTCCGCCCGGAGGTGGAGCACAGGCCACCCATCACTCAAGCCTCTGAAGCCTCAAGACCCAGCTCCCCTGAGATCACCATCACGGAGGCACCCGCCCTGGACCAGAGTGTGGCCCTCCCTGCCCTGACCCGGCTGCCCTGCCAGCATGGCCCCCTGCCCACTGCCCCTGGGGGCAGGTCCCTCAACTGCCTGATCCACGGCTCCCTCCGCATCAGCAGCAGCCTCGTGCCCATGCAGCAGGGGCCCCTGGCTGTCGGGCCCTGCGGCTGCTGTTCCAGCTGCCTGAGTGTCGGGACCAAAGGGAAGTCCTCCTACTGCTCTGAGCCCACGCTCCTCAAAAGGGCCAACAGAAAACA GAACTTCAAATCGGAGGTCATGGTGCCAGTTAAAGCCAGCGGCAGCTCCCACTGCCGGGTGGGGCAGACGGGAGTCTGTCTCATTATGTGA